A region of Toxorhynchites rutilus septentrionalis strain SRP chromosome 1, ASM2978413v1, whole genome shotgun sequence DNA encodes the following proteins:
- the LOC129761189 gene encoding uncharacterized protein K02A2.6-like — MSFDFAVKYEPGELNLADPLSRLSQTGEGSRSDPDIIAWLAEEVRPKCLTFEDLERATLEDEELQSVKDAIYSGNWDGAPSEFRCTTIRDDLSLYGELVLRGDRIVIPRQLREKVVNLAHAGHQGTTSIKAQLRAKVWFPAMDKLVDSAVKGCKPCKMTALPDKPNPMSRRLLTEPWQDLAIDFKEGLPGDVSLLVVVCYTTRFIQIEPMKPATTQRVIGALLKMFSAFGIPRSITSDNGPQFKSVEFQNFCASYGIHLNLSTPYWPEQNGAVERQMRNIGKRVKISSIQGTDWKSDLYEYLTLYHSTPQETTGVSPGKMMFGREIKNRIPSLQNSITLQWEAAKDRDMARKEYHRNKADLQRQAKHHQLKMGDTVILKNLNKGTLEPNFSSEEYEVIDLNGGEVQVKSNVTGKVYKRNSCHVKKLEVDKIQTRRTSTIDQPIMEKELDEQDQSSIEDSNEEGIQTFRTITTRSRKVPNKYRDYIL; from the coding sequence ATGAGTTTCGATTTTGCTGTAAAATACGAACCTGGCGAACTGAACTTAGCGGATCCCCTTTCACGACTTTCTCAAACAGGGGAAGGTTCTAGAAGTGATCCTGATATTATTGCCTGGTTGGCCGAAGAAGTACGAccaaaatgtttgactttcgaagATCTGGAAAGAGCGACACTAGAAGATGAGGAACTTCAAAGTGTCAAAGATGCGATCTACTCAGGTAACTGGGACGGTGCTCCCAGTGAATTTAGATGTACTACTATTCGAGATGATTTATCACTGTATGGTGAATTGGTTCTTCGTGGGGATAGGATTGTGATACCGCGACAGTTACGGGAAAAAGTAGTGAATCTAGCTCATGCTGGACACCAAGGAACAACGTCAATTAAAGCACAACTCAGAGCCAAAGTGTGGTTCCCAGCCATGGATAAATTGGTTGATTCAGCAGTAAAAGGTTGTAAGCCGTGTAAGATGACTGCCCTTCCGGACAAACCTAATCCGATGTCACGACGTCTGCTTACTGAACCTTGGCAAGATCTGGCTATCGATTTCAAAGAAGGTCTCCCTGGAGATGTTTCACTTTTGGTTGTGGTCTGCTATACAACACGGTTTATTCAAATAGAACCCATGAAACCTGCAACTACCCAACGGGTGATAGGAGCTTTACTAAAAATGTTCAGTGCGTTTGGTATTCCACGATCGATCACATCTGATAACGGTCCACAATTCAAGTCCGTGGAGTTCCAAAATTTCTGTGCAAGTTATGGAATTCATCTGAACCTCTCTACACCATATTGGCCGGAACAAAATGGAGCAGTAGAGAGGCAGATGCGTAATATCGGCAAACGTGTCAAAATCAGTTCAATACAAGGAACTGATTGGAAATCTGACCTCTATGAGTACCTAACGCTGTATCATTCCACGCCACAAGAAACTACGGGAGTGTCACCAGGAAAAATGATGTTTGGACGAGAAATTAAGAATCGAATTCCATCACTTCAGAATTCCATAACTCTACAGTGGGAAGCAGCTAAAGACCGCGATATGGCTAGAAAAGAATATCATAGAAACAAAGCAGATCTTCAACGTCAAGCAAAACATCATCAATTGAAGATGGGAGATACTGTCATTCTAAAGAACTTGAACAAAGGGACATTGGAACCGAACTTTAGTTCAGAAGAGTATGAAGTCATCGATTTAAACGGGGGTGAGGTACAGGTGAAGTCTAACGTTACTGGAAAGGTCTACAAACGGAACAGTTGTCATGTGAAGAAACTGGAAGTCGATAAAATTCAGACAAGGCGCACTTCTACGATTGATCAACCCATAATGGAGAAGGAGCTCGACGAACAGGATCAAAGCAGCATCGAGGACTCCAACGAAGAAGGTATACAAACGTTTCGAACCATCACGACGAGATCTAGAAAGGTTCCAAATAAGTATCGGGACTATATTTTGTAA
- the LOC129774858 gene encoding nucleolar protein 58, which produces MFVLYETPAGYAIFKLLDDTKLKEVDNLYLEFESPEQANKIVKLKHFEKFADTTEALSAATAAVEGKVSKPLKKTLKKLVSDDVQQQLLVADAKLGSAIKDKLALQCVSNSAVQELMRCIRSQSESLLSGLPKKEMTAMALGLAHSLSRYKLKFSPDKIDTMIVQAQSLLDDLDKELNNYMMRAREWYGWHFPELVKILTDNIAFIKTIKLVGTRDNMATTDLSDILPEELEEKVKEAAEISMGTEISEEDIINIQNLCDEILSISEYRTHLYDYLKTRMMAMAPNLTVLVGETIGARLIAHAGSLVNLAKHPASTLQILGAEKALFRALKTKKDTPKYGLIFHANLIGSASTKNKGKISRSLAAKASLATRVDAFGEDVTMELGIEHRAKLEMRLRLLEEGNLTKLSGTGKAKAKLEKYHAKSEVRVFKSEDSTLPLGKKRKLSEGVKIEEIEVKEEIEEPPPTQGESSKKKKKQKSLVEESEEITQTSKKIKTEDEQTTLEEEPQTEKKKKKKKKRDSAAVQEEEVPVSEDVTFEQDPEEPPKSEKKKKKKKIKEESSDS; this is translated from the exons ATGTTCGTATTATATGAAACGCCGGCTGGCTATGCCATATTTAAG CTTCTCGATGATACAAAGCTAAAGGAAGTAGATAACCTTTATCTAGAATTCGAGTCCCCAGAACAAGCAAATAAGAT TGTAAAATTGAAACACTTCGAAAAATTTGCTGATACCACCGAGGCACTCTCCGCTGCAACAGCTGCTGTCGAAGGAAAAGTTTCAAAGCCGCTGAAGAAGACATTGAAAAAGCTAGTCTCCGATGATGTCCAACAACAGCTTTTGGTTGCAGACGCGAAACTGGGCAGCGCTATCAAGGACAAGTTGGCTTTGCAATGCGTGTCGAATTCTGCCGTGCAAGAACTCATGCGATGCATTCGCTCTCAGTCGGAAAGTTTACTTTCTGGTCTGCCAAAAAAGGAAATGACGGCAATGGCACTGGGTCTCGCACATTCGTTGTCACGATATAAACTTAAGTTCTCACCAGATAAAATAGATACAATGATTGTGCAGGCACAAAGTTTGTTGGATGATCTGGACAAAGAACTCAACAACTATATGATGCGTGCTCGAGAGTG GTACGGTTGGCATTTTCCTGAATTGGTAAAAATTCTTACTGATAACATAGCATTCATCAAAACCATAAAACTAGTTGGTACACGTGATAATATGGCCACTACCGATTTGTCGGATATTTTGCCTGAAGAACTCGAGGAAAAGGTAAAGGAAGCAGCCGAGATATCGATGGGTACAGAAATCTCAGAAGAAGATATCATAAACATTCAGAACCTGTGTGATGAAATCCTTTCCATCAGCGAATATCGAACCCATCTTTACGATTACCTCAAAACACGCATGATGGCAATGGCACCGAATTTGACGGTGCTTGTAGGTGAAACGATAGGAGCTCGATTGATAGCTCACGCTGGTTCACTAGTTAATTTGGCGAAACATCCTGCTTCAACGTTGCAGATATTGG gtgCTGAAAAGGCTTTGTTCCGCGCATTGAAGACTAAGAAGGATACCCCTAAATATGGTCTTATCTTCCACGCTAATCTAATTGGATCCGCGAGCACTAAGAACAAAGGTAAAATCTCGCGATCGCTGGCTGCTAAAGCTTCCCTTGCCACCCGTGTTGACGCCTTCGGGGAAGATGTGACGATGGAACTTGGGATTGAGCATCGCGCGAAGCTGGAGATGCGTTTGCGACTGCTGGAGGAAGGTAATCTAACGAAGCTATCCGGGACAGGAAAAGCaaaagcaaaactcgagaagtaCCACGCAAAGAGCGAGGTACGCGTTTTTAAGAGTGAGGACAGCACTTTACCATTGGGCAAGAAAAGGAAGCTTTCTGAAGGCGTTAAAATTGAGGAGATCGAAGTGAAGGAAGAAATTGAGGAACCACCACCAACTCAAGGTGAATCTtctaagaaaaagaagaaacaaAAG AGTTTGGTGGAAGAAAGCGAAGAAATTACTCAGACTTCTAAAAAGATTAAAACCGAGGACGAGCAAACTACGCTGGAGGAAGAACCACAGactgagaagaagaagaaaaagaagaaaaaacgcgACAGTGCGGCTGTTCAGGAGGAAGAAGTGCCGGTTTCTGAGGATGTGACTTTCGAGCAGGATCCGGAAGAACCGCCAAAAtccgaaaagaaaaagaaaaagaagaagatcaAAGAAGAAAGTAGCGATAGTTAG
- the LOC129761190 gene encoding uncharacterized protein LOC129761190, with translation MKQHEHERFEEFVFRLQEQTNRCAFIGTDDALLDQIIEGCRSSELRKKLLTNDVTLNDAISFGKILEEVQKQTKKYEKPSPSMIIQQISKRSSEQVSSRKCYNCNKPGHIAKEVEKCPARYVSCYNCESTGHFKVCCRKRKQNDFDKRKGSAAKRVNLIQNDTVDTDKAIFFVNSEFELNEVLRLEVGGVPMKMLIDSGSPANIVDGKTFDLIRNKNARILNERYPQQDELKFKSFASDKNIYFSRAFEAEIRIPGEESGVWAHVLVAPQGQTILLSKSTAFALGVLKIGYHVNHISTDDLNSEVQEFPKVPNVLLKIQVDDNVRPVAQAARRFPIAMEADVEKAIQDLLDKNIIERAEGPLSWVSPLVPVRKADGRIRLCVDM, from the coding sequence ATGAAACAGCATGAGCACGAGAGATTTGAGGAATTCGTATTCCGGTTGCAAGAGCAGACTAATCGTTGTGCTTTCATTGGTACTGACGATGCCTTGTTGGACCAAATCATTGAGGGATGTAGATCTTCCGAGCTGCGAAAAAAACTCTTAACGAATGATGTGACACTCAACGATGCAATTTCATTCGGAAAAATACTTGAGGAGGTTCAAAAGCAAacgaaaaaatacgaaaaaccaTCGCCTTCCATGATAATTCAACAGATTTCAAAGAGGAGTTCCGAACAAGTTAGCTCGAGGAAATGTTACAACTGTAACAAGCCAGGTCACATAGCAAAGGAGGTCGAAAAATGCCCAGCGCGATATGTTTCTTGTTACAACTGCGAATCGACAGgacatttcaaagtatgttgTCGAAAGAGGAAACAGAACGATTTCGATAAACGTAAAGGATCTGCGGCCAAACGGGTAAACTTGATCCAGAACGATACGGTTGATACTGATAAAGCAATATTCTTCGTAAATAGCGAGTTCGAACTTAATGAAGTGCTTCGATTAGAGGTAGGTGGTGTACCTATGAAAATGCTTATCGATTCTGGATCGCCAGCCAATATTGTTGATGGGAAAACATTCGATTTAATTAGAAATAAAAATGCGAGAATTCTTAATGAAAGGTACCCACAACAAGACGAGTTGAAATTCAAATCGTTTGCCTCCGACAAAAATATATACTTCAGTCGTGCTTTTGAGGCTGAAATTAGGATTCCAGGGGAAGAATCTGGAGTTTGGGCCCATGTATTAGTAGCTCCACAAGGGCAAACGATCTTGCTGAGCAAAAGTACGGCTTTCGCTCTAGGGGTTCTCAAAATAGGTTACCACGTAAATCATATTTCCACTGACGATCTGAACAGTGAAGTACAGGAATTCCCTAAAGTCCCTAACGTGCTGTTGAAAATACAAGTTGATGACAACGTTCGACCTGTTGCCCAAGCGGCCAGAAGATTTCCGATTGCGATGGAAGCTGATGTGGAAAAAGCGATCCAAGATCTATTGGATAAGAATATTATAGAGCGGGCGGAGGGTCCACTATCTTGGGTTTCTCCACTTGTACCGGTGAGAAAAGCTGATGGTCGAATTCGTTTATGCGTAGATATGTGA